From Pan troglodytes isolate AG18354 chromosome 11, NHGRI_mPanTro3-v2.0_pri, whole genome shotgun sequence, the proteins below share one genomic window:
- the IZUMO3 gene encoding izumo sperm-egg fusion protein 3 isoform X2, with translation MGDLWLFLLLPLSAFHGVKGCLECDPKFIEDVGSLLENLIPSEVPGRTQLLERQIKEMIHLSFKVSHSDKRLRVLAVQQVVKLRTWLKNEFYKLGNETWKGVFIYQGKLLEVCQNLESKLKELLKNFSEVVVVEGPILDCWTCLRMTNRCFKGEYCGDEDPRKAENREIALFLILLATAVILGSAVLLFHFCIFHRRKMKAIRRSLKEYVEKKLEELMGKIDEKEEKDFRLRK, from the exons ATGGGTGACCTGTGGTTATTCCTGCTCCTGCCCCTCTCAGCCTTCCATGGAGTCAAAGGCTGTTTAGAATGTGACCCCAAATTTATAGAGGATGTTGGCTCCTTGCTGGAAAATCTGATACCTTCAGAAGTCCCTGGCCGAACTCAGCTGCTTGAACGGCAGATTAAGGAGATGATTCATTTAAGCTTCAAGGTCTCCCACAGTGACAAGAGGCTTCGGGTGTTGG CTGTTCAGCAGGTTGTTAAGTTGAGAACATGGTTGAAGAACGAATTTTATAAACTGGGCAATGAAACATGGAAAG GTGTCTTTATCTATCAAGGCAAGCTTCTCGAGGTCTGCCAAAACCTGGAATCCAAACTGAAAGAATTACTAAAGAACTTCTCTGAAGTTG TTGTGGTTGAAGGTCCCATTCTTGATTGTTGGACGTGTCTTCGCATGACTAACAGGTGCTTCAAAGGAGAATATTGTGGAG ACGAGGATCCAAGAAAGGCTGAGAATCGAGAGATTGCTCTATTTCTCATATTGCTGGCAACAGCTGTAATACTGGGAAGTGCTGTGTTACT ATTCCATTTTTGCATCTTTCATCGGAGGAAAATGAAGGCAATACGAAGGTCACTAAAGGAATATGTGGAGAAGAAACTTGAAGAATTAATGGGGAAGATAgatgagaaggaggagaaagacttTAGACTCAGAAAATAA
- the IZUMO3 gene encoding izumo sperm-egg fusion protein 3 isoform X1, which yields MGDLWLFLLLPLSAFHGVKGCLECDPKFIEDVGSLLENLIPSEVPGRTQLLERQIKEMIHLSFKVSHSDKRLRVLAVQQVVKLRTWLKNEFYKLGNETWKGVFIYQGKLLEVCQNLESKLKELLKNFSEVACSEDCIVVEGPILDCWTCLRMTNRCFKGEYCGDEDPRKAENREIALFLILLATAVILGSAVLLFHFCIFHRRKMKAIRRSLKEYVEKKLEELMGKIDEKEEKDFRLRK from the exons ATGGGTGACCTGTGGTTATTCCTGCTCCTGCCCCTCTCAGCCTTCCATGGAGTCAAAGGCTGTTTAGAATGTGACCCCAAATTTATAGAGGATGTTGGCTCCTTGCTGGAAAATCTGATACCTTCAGAAGTCCCTGGCCGAACTCAGCTGCTTGAACGGCAGATTAAGGAGATGATTCATTTAAGCTTCAAGGTCTCCCACAGTGACAAGAGGCTTCGGGTGTTGG CTGTTCAGCAGGTTGTTAAGTTGAGAACATGGTTGAAGAACGAATTTTATAAACTGGGCAATGAAACATGGAAAG GTGTCTTTATCTATCAAGGCAAGCTTCTCGAGGTCTGCCAAAACCTGGAATCCAAACTGAAAGAATTACTAAAGAACTTCTCTGAAGTTG CTTGTTCTGAAGATTGCA TTGTGGTTGAAGGTCCCATTCTTGATTGTTGGACGTGTCTTCGCATGACTAACAGGTGCTTCAAAGGAGAATATTGTGGAG ACGAGGATCCAAGAAAGGCTGAGAATCGAGAGATTGCTCTATTTCTCATATTGCTGGCAACAGCTGTAATACTGGGAAGTGCTGTGTTACT ATTCCATTTTTGCATCTTTCATCGGAGGAAAATGAAGGCAATACGAAGGTCACTAAAGGAATATGTGGAGAAGAAACTTGAAGAATTAATGGGGAAGATAgatgagaaggaggagaaagacttTAGACTCAGAAAATAA